The Indicator indicator isolate 239-I01 chromosome 32, UM_Iind_1.1, whole genome shotgun sequence genome contains a region encoding:
- the RNF223 gene encoding RING finger protein 223, protein MESSALLPAQVSGSTSWESPRALFLSSGTVMSCFTQLWHSSTPDSPTSPVPASPGEIPIPISPIVVTSPGDGRKKARSPVDKPGSPTPASPKPTSPVECSICFNTYDNTFKTPKLLQCSHVFCLECVARLSTGLPPNQPEDQLPCPFCRQLTSIPQEGAPALKTSKELLATLPPELQQEKVLWMEGTKLCCRQASEDPENPDSCISIDVAMSKPESSEAPPAGLAGRLSRCDMCDDWKRIVLLSALIIILFCIILWPVQCALKTGNLRCFTRTVAMSRPEYLSPKPTMVPPPGTQSPFQ, encoded by the exons ATGGAGTCTtctgctctcctccctgctcaggTGTCAGGGAGCACCAGCTGGG AGTCTCCCAGGGCTCTGTTTCTCTCCTCGGGCACCGTCATGTCGTGCTTCACCCAGCTGTGGCACTCCAGCACACCAGactctcccaccagcccagtccctgcctctccaggtgaaatccccatccccatcagCCCCATCGTTGTCACCTCCCCAGGAGATGGCAGGAAGAAGGCCAGGTCCCCAGTCGACAAGCCAGGctctccaaccccagcctctcCAAAACCAACCTCCCCTGTGGAGTGCTCCATTTGCTTCAACACCTATGACAACACCTTCAAGACCCCCaagctgctccagtgctcccaCGTGTTCTGCCTGGAGTGTGTGGCCCGCCTGAGCACAGGGCTGCCCCCAAACCAACCTGAGGACCAGCTGCCCTGCcccttctgcaggcagctgacCAGCATCCCTCAGGAAGGTGCCCCAGCACTCAAGACCAGCAAGGAGCTTCTTGCCACGCTGCCTCCTGAACTCCAGCAGGAGAAGGTGCTCTGGATGGAAGGGACCAAGCTGTGCTGCCGTCAGGCTTCTGAGGACCCTGAGAACCCAGACTCCTGCATCTCCATCGACGTTGCCATGAGCAAGCCCGAGAGCTCGGAAGCTCCCCCGGCGGGGCTGGCTGGGAGGCTGTCCCGCTGCGACATGTGTGATGACTGGAAGCGCATCgtcctcctctctgccctgaTCATCATCCTCTTCTGCATCATCCTGTGGCCAGTCCAGTGTGCCCTGAAGACAGGGAACCTGCGCTGCTTCACCAGGACTGTTGCAATGAGCAGGCCAGAGTACCTGTCCCCTAAACCCACCATGGTGCCCCCACCTGGCACACAATCTCCTTTCCAGTAG